A single genomic interval of Rosistilla ulvae harbors:
- a CDS encoding IS1182 family transposase yields MGWAQPKENREQLVLFAEKLDDAVPIEHPVRTIDAMLGKIDWSNWEASYDLTKGQPPIHPRVIAGVILYGLLKRVRTSRALEEALQFRLDFRWLAEGRSIDHSTIARFRTSNAGAIGDLFVQIGLIAQQMGHLTLRSLGYDGTRLRASNRRIGTRTPDELRQAKKQLTAEFEEHRQAVEQAQDSEDEIFDAAAAADKEEQLSRQSQQIDSALAELERIQSEGKKVPDRLPITDPQSRIAKNKEGGFAPNYNPTATVDADSGLIAAADVISGIDEQSHMHGAIDQVRENFMEGDREREVQVLADGLMATGENIAACKDKHVDFYTPAGPENPAYRKDPSQPIAAEKIDRLPVRGKKPKKGEQDERTLDKTAFLYDAEADVYYCPMGKTLERKSRRKDHTGAERFLYRADKRDCSGCSLRTKCFKNSRNQYGRRIECGVHEQAKTSHTRRMQRDCSRTKYALRAAVTERPFALIKHHFGVREFLVRGLEKVRCEWQWLCIAHNVHRLLCLAPHLARACVP; encoded by the coding sequence ATGGGCTGGGCACAACCGAAAGAAAATCGCGAACAGCTCGTTCTTTTCGCTGAAAAACTTGATGACGCCGTCCCTATCGAGCATCCGGTTCGCACCATCGATGCGATGCTCGGCAAGATCGATTGGTCGAACTGGGAGGCTAGCTACGACCTCACCAAAGGACAGCCGCCAATTCATCCTCGCGTCATCGCCGGAGTCATTCTCTACGGGCTACTCAAACGCGTGCGAACCTCCCGGGCACTGGAGGAAGCCTTGCAATTTCGCTTGGACTTTCGCTGGCTGGCCGAAGGACGCTCGATCGACCACAGCACCATCGCCCGCTTTCGCACCTCCAACGCCGGGGCTATCGGCGACCTGTTTGTTCAAATCGGCCTGATTGCTCAACAGATGGGGCATCTCACATTGCGGTCACTCGGCTATGACGGCACACGCCTGCGAGCAAGCAACCGCCGCATCGGCACGCGGACGCCGGACGAACTTCGCCAGGCCAAGAAGCAACTCACCGCCGAGTTTGAAGAACATCGCCAAGCCGTTGAGCAGGCTCAGGACAGCGAAGACGAAATCTTCGACGCTGCGGCGGCAGCCGACAAAGAAGAGCAACTCTCTCGCCAGAGCCAGCAGATTGACTCGGCCCTTGCCGAGCTCGAACGGATTCAAAGCGAAGGCAAGAAGGTTCCCGATCGCTTGCCGATCACCGACCCGCAAAGCCGGATCGCCAAAAACAAGGAAGGCGGCTTCGCACCGAACTATAACCCAACGGCCACGGTCGATGCCGATAGCGGGCTGATCGCCGCAGCCGATGTGATCAGCGGCATTGATGAACAGAGCCACATGCACGGGGCGATCGATCAGGTTCGCGAGAACTTCATGGAAGGCGACCGCGAGCGTGAGGTCCAGGTGCTGGCCGACGGATTGATGGCAACCGGTGAGAACATTGCTGCCTGCAAGGACAAGCACGTCGACTTCTACACGCCAGCGGGACCGGAGAACCCGGCGTACCGCAAAGATCCAAGTCAACCGATCGCAGCCGAAAAGATTGACCGACTTCCTGTTCGCGGCAAGAAGCCGAAGAAGGGTGAGCAGGACGAGCGTACGCTTGACAAGACAGCATTCCTGTACGATGCCGAGGCGGACGTTTACTACTGCCCGATGGGCAAGACACTTGAGCGCAAGAGCCGGCGCAAAGATCACACCGGTGCCGAGCGTTTCCTTTACCGAGCCGACAAGCGAGACTGTTCGGGTTGTTCACTTCGGACGAAGTGTTTCAAGAACAGTCGCAATCAATATGGTCGCCGGATCGAGTGCGGTGTCCACGAACAAGCCAAGACTTCGCACACGCGTCGGATGCAGAGGGACTGCTCACGCACAAAATACGCTCTTCGAGCGGCGGTAACCGAACGTCCTTTCGCGTTGATCAAGCATCACTTTGGTGTTCGTGAGTTCCTTGTGCGCGGCCTAGAGAAGGTTCGTTGCGAGTGGCAATGGTTGTGCATCGCTCACAATGTTCATCGCTTGCTGTGTCTGGCTCCCCATCTTGCACGAGCGTGCGTTCCATAA
- a CDS encoding metallophosphoesterase: protein MSPWHFGASCSLVERTILKRSILLDLALLLLSCCTPASAKGQDRPIVAIPGHASGSTTPAHEGSGRDSDSFTLVVLPDTQGYADVRHKETQKHWPDIGDQRSCFFQQTEWIKQNQQKLNIAMVVHVGDITQTDHDDEWEIADTAFRVLDDHVPYVVCSGNHDMGYSPQHRGTSYSRDSRFNAYFAPSRFTNNPLYRPHFGVDAKQHFREEGKIENYYLFLNAGGMKFLIVILEFKPRDETLAWANKIVSQHPDCRTIVVTHAYLTSKTGQRSSADNYKVQGNSGEVIWNKFVSQHRNIFMVLSGHAMENRLTSKGKHGNLVHQVQADYWYWDIPKIKAGSGFLRIMTFYPDRNKIEVQTYSPVLDEFLVRPRSTFSLDYTMSDSGN, encoded by the coding sequence TTGTCGCCCTGGCACTTTGGGGCCAGCTGCTCGCTAGTAGAAAGGACTATTTTGAAACGCTCGATTTTGCTGGACTTGGCCCTACTGCTGCTTTCTTGTTGCACACCCGCTTCGGCAAAGGGGCAAGACCGTCCGATAGTCGCGATTCCTGGTCACGCCAGCGGATCGACGACTCCAGCGCACGAAGGCTCCGGACGCGATTCTGATTCCTTCACTCTGGTCGTGCTGCCCGACACGCAGGGCTACGCCGATGTCAGGCATAAGGAGACACAGAAGCACTGGCCCGACATTGGCGATCAACGCTCCTGTTTCTTTCAACAGACGGAGTGGATCAAGCAGAATCAGCAGAAGTTGAACATCGCGATGGTGGTGCATGTGGGAGACATCACGCAGACGGATCACGATGACGAATGGGAGATTGCGGATACGGCCTTCCGAGTGCTCGACGATCATGTTCCCTATGTCGTTTGTTCCGGGAATCACGACATGGGGTATTCGCCGCAACACCGAGGCACCAGTTATTCGCGTGACAGCCGGTTCAACGCCTATTTCGCTCCGTCGCGTTTCACAAACAATCCGTTGTATCGCCCACATTTCGGCGTGGATGCGAAGCAGCACTTTCGGGAAGAGGGGAAGATCGAGAACTATTACCTTTTTCTAAACGCCGGTGGAATGAAGTTTCTGATTGTCATTCTCGAATTCAAACCACGCGACGAGACCCTTGCATGGGCAAACAAGATTGTTTCGCAGCATCCGGATTGCCGCACCATCGTTGTCACCCATGCCTACCTCACGAGCAAAACCGGGCAGCGGTCGAGTGCTGACAATTACAAGGTGCAAGGCAATTCAGGCGAAGTCATCTGGAATAAATTTGTCAGCCAACACAGAAATATCTTTATGGTGCTATCGGGGCATGCCATGGAGAATCGATTGACTAGCAAGGGAAAGCATGGAAACCTTGTCCATCAGGTTCAGGCCGACTACTGGTACTGGGACATTCCCAAGATCAAGGCAGGGAGTGGATTCTTGCGGATCATGACTTTCTATCCCGACAGGAACAAGATTGAAGTCCAGACCTATTCGCCTGTACTGGATGAGTTCCTCGTACGTCCCCGAAGCACATTCTCGTTGGATTACACCATGTCTGATTCCGGAAATTAG